The following is a genomic window from Methanoplanus sp. FWC-SCC4.
AGAATCTCGAGAGCATCCTTTCCATTGGAGGCTTCAAGAACCAGATAACCTTTTTTCTTCAAAATGGACGTTACTATTTTTCTCTGGAATATTGAGTCATCTGTTACAAGAATATGAAACGTAAAATCACCTTTAATAATCTTATAGGAAACTGGTCTGTGAATTGAAGATAAGTTAAACCACAGATACAATAAACTTATCTGATTGAAAATAATTCACAAAACTAAATTTTAAAAAATAGATAATTTGCCATCAATTCATAAATTCCTTACATATTAAGGACTTTTTACTGAATCAACAATACTTTCGTAAAAAAAATTTAGATGTATGGGTTGCGCAGACCTTTGCCGACACCCATTGTTGCACGCTCTTCCAGAGTCTTTTTGTTCTTGTCGATCTTGCCTGTAGCAAGTTTTGTGACAAGGTCAAGACCAGGTTTGACGTCTGCAATGTCTTTTGTCTCAAAGTATCCTGCATTGATTGCCTTTGTCCAGACATCCTCACCCTTCTTTGTGCGTACAAAGACTGTGCTCCATCCGTCAGGGCTGCCAACAGATCCTGTTGAAACATCCGCAAGGTTTGCTACGTAGTCAAGACATACGTGGCATCCGGGCTGCTCATATTTGTGTGTTGCTGCAAGAGGGATCTGTGAAAGTGCACCACGCTCTGTGTAAACAGAGAACTTGCCCTTTCCAATGTCCATCTTAACCGCAGATTCCATCTTTGTCTTGCAGTGGTCCTCGACGATTGTCTCAAGACCCTGGTATGGGAAGTTTTCCATGCAGAAGATACCGATTGCAAGTGCAATCTTGTCAGGAACCTTGCGCATTGCCATAGGGTAAAGCTGGGCTTTTCTGACTGCCTGCATCTGACATGGTGTTCCGACAATACCTACTTTGTCAAGACCATAGGAACGTGTTGCCTCTTTGATGAGCATCATGTTAGGGCTGATTGTGTAGCGGGTACCGCGTGCTGCAAGAAGCTCTTCCTTTGTTGTTGCAACTACAGGCTCGGGTTTCCATGGCTCATCGCCAGGTCCTGCCACGATAGCTCCGTCAATGATACCTTCTTCAAGTGCATATGCAAAGAGCTGGGTTACAATACCTCCGTCCTGAGAGTATTTAAGAATCTCAGGATCTGCTGCACGTGCTGACACTGCTGTTTTATAGTTTCCGAGTACCATTTCACTCACCTCCCTTGCCCATTGCACCATCAATTGCTTCGATTATACCTTCAAACTGATTCATTACATCGAAGTTGAAGAAACTGCGTGGACACTGTGCATAGCATGCACCGCATTTTATGCACATTTCACGGTCAATGTTGGGTCTTCCGTATTCAATTGTGATTGCACGGACAGGGCAGCTTGCTGCACATGTACCGCATCCCATACAGAGACCCTGATTGATGACATCCACCATGAGGTCGCATCCGCAGGCTTCTGTTCCCTTCTTTGCAAGGTCCATTAACGGCTTTAAGTATGCTGCTGCAAGTTCTTTCTGCTCGTCTGTACCCTGCAGGAGCAGGTATGCCATTACACAGACATTTCTGATTGCTTCTGCACCCGGCGGGCATGAAGGGATATAAAGATCCACATCAATCAGGTCGCCGATTGGCACGAAAGACTCATGCTGGGGCTGGTTCCACTGACCACCACGGCAGAATCTTGTTATGTTTCCATATGCTGCACATCCACCGAGGGCAACGACAACTTTTGCCTTTTCCCTGGTTTCCTTAATTTCTCTGACGGAACACTCATCCTGAAGACATACTGAACCCTCTACCAATGCAACATCCATTTCAGGGATGTGCCTGACATCTGCAAGTGTCAGACAGTAGACGAGGTCTGCATAATCATCCAGAATTTTGAAGAGCCCCTCATAATTATCTGCAAGTGACACCAAACATCCGGTACATCCGGACATGTGAACGTGTCCAACGGTAATTTTGTTTACCACAGGCTTTTCCTCCTTAATTTCTCCATCCAGCTTTTGTTCTGTCTTTACATCAGCGGGTTTCACCATGGGTTTTTCCACGGTTTCTTCCACAGGTTTCACGGGCCCGGACTTCTCCTGATCCACAACCGGTATTTTCACCGGCTTTTTCCCGGATTCCTTATCTTCGCCTGTAAAGATCTCTTTAAGTCGAGATAGTAGTCCCATAATCCACCCCTATTTCTGTCAGTGCTAACTGCACTGCTTTAGGAATGGCCTTTCTAACGCTTTCAGTGACCCAGAATTCGGCCTCATCAGACTCGTTATCAATCTGGGATATGTCAATGCTCTCAGGCTGGCAACCCAATATTACTATTTCAGTTCTTTCCGAAAGGATCTGAAGCGGCTCTTTTAACCCCCATGAATGAGGATCGGTATAGCTTCCCGGAGGAAGAACATCCGGCGTCACTCTTGTTATCTCCCCTGGCTCACCGCCAAAGTCCATTATATCCAGTATAACCATTTTTTTAACAGGTATATCGGACTGTGCCATGAGTGTGAAGAGATAATGAGGGCCTGCCAGGCCTGCATCCATAGCCTTTACATTTTCAGGAAGTGACAGCTTTTTTAATTCGGCAATCGCTGCCGGTCCAAAACCGTCGTCAGTCTGAAGCGGATTTCCGCAACCGACGATCATATTTTCAGCATACCAGTCTGACATTAAACACTACTCACTGAACAAGCTTCTGGGCCACTACCTTCTTCTTTTCATCCACTACCATCATGTGTGTTGCACATGATACACATGGGTCGTATGCACGAACAATAACTTCTGCAAGCTGCCATGGTGCGCCTTCAAGTGCACGGCTGCATACAGGGAAGTTCCATGTGGTCGGCACAAGAAGTGAATACCACTGGACACGTCCGTCCTTTACTTTTGCAAGGTGTACATCTGTTCCACGTGGTGCTTCGTTTGCTGCCCATCCAAGTGAGCCGTCACCCTGTGGAATCTCGTCTGCAACTACAGCTCCTGAAGTGTCAAGTGCATCGACTGCCTCGATCATGCTGTATAAACAGTCCGGATATTCCATCTGACGTGCAATCTGAAGACCCATTGCTCCTTTCTTGTCATAGTTGCGGAACATTGCAAGACGTGCACGTGGTCCTACCTCGATAGGTGCTCCGTCATACATCGGAACAGCAGTACATGCTTCCACCTGTGGCCATGCCTTTCCACCTGCAGGTGTTGTGGCGTGGTTTGGATAGTTCGGGTCGTCAAGTGTAATTTCCTGCTCGCCCATGTACCAGTCCCATGGTCTGACTTCTGTCCAGCGCTCAGGGAACCACTTTGGATCTGCGTCAAGGTTTGTGCTTGCGTAGAGCGGATCTACTGCCATGTAACCCTGATCGTGGAATCCAAACTTGTCATCCTTCTCGACCTCGTAGCTGCCTGCAACAGATGCAGTTCCACGGTTCTCCCAGTCCTTCAGGACTGTTATCATGAACTCCATCTGATCATGTGCAAGACCTACTGCCTCTTTTGCAAGATCATAGATCTTTGCTTTTCCACGTGGTGAGATGTTCTTGTACATACCACCAATTCTTGGGTTGCTTGGGTGAATTGGTTCTCCACCTGCAATCTCTCCCACAGTCTGACCGATCTCACGGAGTCTCTGGATACGCAGTGCAACGCTGCGGACAGGTTCTTCCTTTGAGAACGGGTTGATGTGTGTATCTGTACCTGGCAGGTACATGTCAGGGAGAGTTAGAATGTTGTGCAGTGCGTGGCTGTGCAGCCTGTTTGCACACTGCAGGATGATACGAAGAAGGTATGCATCGTCAGGAATTTCACAGCCGATGGAACCTTCCATTGCTTCGATACCTGCGAGAGTGTGCGCAATCGGGCAGATACCACAGACACGGGATGAAATCTTTGGTGCCTGATGCATGGTCTTTCCGATTGCGAGTTTCTCAATACCCCTTACAGGTGTTATGCTGAGCCAGTCTCCACGCTCGATAATACCGTCATCATTGACTTTCAAAACGAGCTTGGTGTGACCCTCATGCCTTGTAGTTGGGGAAACCTCTACAACTTTCGACAAATTAATCGCCTCATTATTTTATATTTTGTTCAATTGGCTATACTGGTGTAAACACACAATTTGTTTTGCAACACACGTACCTGAACTAATCTGAACTAATCCAGTACGCTAATTGGTAATTTCAGTCTTAGCTTTAAAAATAGCTTTCGTTCTTAATTCAAAATAATATTACAAATTTGTTTAAAAGTATTACCTTTTGCAGAAGATAAGTTAACATTCTGACCATAATAAATGAAAGAATTTTATTTTTGAACAAAAAGGTGGTTTGGATTAAGGATTTAAGCCGTTTCGTTAAGTTCTGCACGAAGTTCCGCGATCGTGGCTTTTCTTTCGGCGTATGCATCATGCTGATGGATACTCTCTTCGTTTGTCTGTCTTATAGTGACCAGTGAATCACCGGGCAGGAACGAGAAGTCTGTCAGAACGTGCTTTGCCATCTCACGGACACAGTCCTCGACAAACCTTGCATTTTTATGAGCTGAGAATACAACATGACTCTCATCACCACGTTTTAGGAGTTCGTAGATCTTTGCACTCATCGAATCCTTCAGAACTGAAATAATCTGTTCGAGATCGACACGCTGATCGTCATCAGTCTCGATGCACAAAAAGCCCTGTCCACGCTGGTTGTGTGTGGCCATAGGAACTTCAGAGAGGAACTTCTCTATCTTGTCGTGCTCAACACCAAGATCGATTAATTTGTTGTGGGCAATCTCTTTCATGATGTTCTGGGCACAGGGACAGGCGGTAATGCCGGTTACCTGGGCACCAATGCTCTTCCTGACAATAGGATCAGAACCGTTTCTTCTTGCAACCGCACTTGCGACAACCTTTACGACTTCATCGCACCCGGTCTTTGAAACAGGGGTCTCGCGACGTACCATGAAAGTGCTGGTCATTCTGACCTCTGTCCTGTCTGCGTACTCGTGATGATCAAGCAGTTTTCTTGCTACTGAATTGCAGACATCCTCTATTCCGTTGACTTCACCCTGAACGGTCTGCTGCAGTACTTCGTCAATTACTTCGAAATTGCGTGACATGTTTGCGCCTTTAAGACTGCTTGGCAGGTCCACAAAAACATCAAAATTTGAAATAAAGATAACAGGACGTTTGCCAGGTCTTGCAACTTCGACTAACTTCTTTACGTTTTTCACACCGACTCTTGTAAGGTTGATGCGAACTTCCGGCAAAGTAGATTGGGTATCAGGTAATTCCATTGAATAATCCTCTTAAATTTATCTGTGAACAACAATCTGAAAAATTAAAACAAACCACCATTGAGCACGTTCTAAAAAAATCTCCTTTTTTTTATTTAACGGAACTCCAATCAGAAGAATATAAACTTCCTGATGAATTTTTACAGATAATGAACACAATTTTTTTTGGTCTTTGTACGTATTTTTACGTCAATAATATAATATTTATGAAGTTGCACCACAGTCTTAAAAATATTTTTAAAAAGACAAAAGTCAATTAATATCTGACATGTCCACCAAATCCGGAGATAACGCAGGAATTTTAGATAAAAGAAGAATTTCAATTATCGGTTATGGAAATGAAGGAAGACAGCATGCTCAGCGCCTGCGCGATTCCGGAACTGATTTTGTAATAGGCGTCAGACCGGGGAATAGCTGGGAAAGGGCATCAAAAGATG
Proteins encoded in this region:
- the frhG gene encoding coenzyme F420 hydrogenase subunit gamma, translated to MGLLSRLKEIFTGEDKESGKKPVKIPVVDQEKSGPVKPVEETVEKPMVKPADVKTEQKLDGEIKEEKPVVNKITVGHVHMSGCTGCLVSLADNYEGLFKILDDYADLVYCLTLADVRHIPEMDVALVEGSVCLQDECSVREIKETREKAKVVVALGGCAAYGNITRFCRGGQWNQPQHESFVPIGDLIDVDLYIPSCPPGAEAIRNVCVMAYLLLQGTDEQKELAAAYLKPLMDLAKKGTEACGCDLMVDVINQGLCMGCGTCAASCPVRAITIEYGRPNIDREMCIKCGACYAQCPRSFFNFDVMNQFEGIIEAIDGAMGKGGE
- the frhB gene encoding coenzyme F420 hydrogenase subunit beta; this translates as MVLGNYKTAVSARAADPEILKYSQDGGIVTQLFAYALEEGIIDGAIVAGPGDEPWKPEPVVATTKEELLAARGTRYTISPNMMLIKEATRSYGLDKVGIVGTPCQMQAVRKAQLYPMAMRKVPDKIALAIGIFCMENFPYQGLETIVEDHCKTKMESAVKMDIGKGKFSVYTERGALSQIPLAATHKYEQPGCHVCLDYVANLADVSTGSVGSPDGWSTVFVRTKKGEDVWTKAINAGYFETKDIADVKPGLDLVTKLATGKIDKNKKTLEERATMGVGKGLRNPYI
- the frhA gene encoding coenzyme F420 hydrogenase subunit alpha; this translates as MSKVVEVSPTTRHEGHTKLVLKVNDDGIIERGDWLSITPVRGIEKLAIGKTMHQAPKISSRVCGICPIAHTLAGIEAMEGSIGCEIPDDAYLLRIILQCANRLHSHALHNILTLPDMYLPGTDTHINPFSKEEPVRSVALRIQRLREIGQTVGEIAGGEPIHPSNPRIGGMYKNISPRGKAKIYDLAKEAVGLAHDQMEFMITVLKDWENRGTASVAGSYEVEKDDKFGFHDQGYMAVDPLYASTNLDADPKWFPERWTEVRPWDWYMGEQEITLDDPNYPNHATTPAGGKAWPQVEACTAVPMYDGAPIEVGPRARLAMFRNYDKKGAMGLQIARQMEYPDCLYSMIEAVDALDTSGAVVADEIPQGDGSLGWAANEAPRGTDVHLAKVKDGRVQWYSLLVPTTWNFPVCSRALEGAPWQLAEVIVRAYDPCVSCATHMMVVDEKKKVVAQKLVQ
- the frhD gene encoding coenzyme F420-reducing hydrogenase, FrhD protein encodes the protein MSDWYAENMIVGCGNPLQTDDGFGPAAIAELKKLSLPENVKAMDAGLAGPHYLFTLMAQSDIPVKKMVILDIMDFGGEPGEITRVTPDVLPPGSYTDPHSWGLKEPLQILSERTEIVILGCQPESIDISQIDNESDEAEFWVTESVRKAIPKAVQLALTEIGVDYGTTIST
- the mptA gene encoding GTP cyclohydrolase MptA, translated to MELPDTQSTLPEVRINLTRVGVKNVKKLVEVARPGKRPVIFISNFDVFVDLPSSLKGANMSRNFEVIDEVLQQTVQGEVNGIEDVCNSVARKLLDHHEYADRTEVRMTSTFMVRRETPVSKTGCDEVVKVVASAVARRNGSDPIVRKSIGAQVTGITACPCAQNIMKEIAHNKLIDLGVEHDKIEKFLSEVPMATHNQRGQGFLCIETDDDQRVDLEQIISVLKDSMSAKIYELLKRGDESHVVFSAHKNARFVEDCVREMAKHVLTDFSFLPGDSLVTIRQTNEESIHQHDAYAERKATIAELRAELNETA